In a single window of the Pyrococcus sp. NA2 genome:
- a CDS encoding DUF63 family protein, which yields MYTREGYNPINTVVYALIFGFAVIYTYKYIIKPLKIRVDERLFLAVTPMVIFGSTIRALVDGGVLNPNPWILTPGIFFTAFFLILPALILDVKFKLYPKLTIAWGSILAGYSLYLFIINAKCWKPYELTLLHTAISFIAVLAYYKFRPFERLYLYPVLAHYFDIASTVVAIHFYGYREVHWLENHLVSMFGAYVYYPWITLILVVVYYILRNLVQDPEERYYWYLAVYILGLGPGIRDPTQMVLQIVCR from the coding sequence TTTGGTTTCGCCGTGATATACACTTATAAATACATAATAAAGCCCTTAAAAATAAGGGTTGATGAGAGACTTTTTCTCGCGGTCACTCCAATGGTGATATTTGGATCAACGATTAGGGCCCTAGTGGATGGGGGAGTTCTAAATCCAAATCCCTGGATACTCACCCCAGGGATATTCTTTACGGCATTCTTTCTAATATTGCCAGCTTTAATCTTGGATGTGAAGTTCAAGCTATATCCTAAGCTTACGATTGCGTGGGGCTCAATTTTAGCTGGTTACTCTCTTTATCTCTTCATTATAAATGCTAAATGCTGGAAACCATACGAATTAACGTTGCTTCACACTGCAATAAGCTTCATTGCTGTTTTAGCGTATTACAAGTTTAGACCATTTGAGAGGCTTTACTTGTATCCTGTTCTTGCCCACTACTTCGATATAGCCTCAACCGTTGTTGCGATACATTTTTATGGATACAGGGAGGTTCATTGGCTTGAGAATCATCTTGTGAGTATGTTTGGAGCCTATGTTTATTATCCCTGGATAACCTTGATATTGGTAGTGGTTTACTACATCCTGCGGAATCTAGTCCAGGATCCTGAGGAAAGGTACTATTGGTACTTGGCCGTGTACATCCTGGGATTGGGCCCAGGGATAAGGGATCCGACTCAAATGGTTCTTCAAATTGTCTGTCGATGA